The segment AAGTTCTCCCCGCTAAACAGTTTCATCAGGCTTTCCGGAAAGCTTTCCAGCCCTTCGACAATATGTTCTTTGCTTGTTAGTTGGCCTTTGGCCAGCCACCCCGCCATTTCCTGTCCGGCAACTACGTAGCGATCGGCATAGTCCATCACTACAAAGCCTTCCATGCGTGCACGATTGACCAGCAGTGACAAGTAGTTGGAAGGGCCTTTCACGGCCTCCTTGTTGTTGTACTGGCTAATTGCACCGCAAATGATGACACGAGCCTTGAAGTTCAGGCGGCTAAGCACTGCGTCGAGAATATCGCCGCCGACGTTGTCGAAAAATACATCAACGCCCTTAGGGCATTCTCGTTTAAGCCCCGCGACAACATCCTCATTTTTGTAGTCGATCGCGCCGTCAAAGCCCAATTCCTGGGTCAGCAACGCGCACTTTTCTTTCCCGCCAGCAATGCCCACTACGCGGCAGCCTTTAAGCTTGGCGATTTGACCGGCAATGCTGCCCACTGCGCCTGCTGCGCCAGAAATCACCACTGTGTCGCCCGCCTTGGGGGTACCTACTTCGAGCAGGGCGAAGTAGGCGGTCATGCCGGTCATGCCCAAGGCGGACAAGTACACAGGCAGTGGCGCAAGTCCGGGGTCTACTTTGTAGAACCCGCGCGGCTCACCCACGAAGTAATCCTGAACCCCCAAGGCGCCATTGACGTAATCACCGACGGCAAAGCCGGGGTGGGCGGAGGCGATGACTTTGCCTACACCCAGTGCGCGCATGACTTCACCCAGAGCCACTGGCGGGATATAGGACTTGCCTTCGTTCATCCAGCCGCGCATCGCCGGGTCGAGGGACAGATACTCGTTCCTGACAAGGATCTGTCCTTCTTTAGGTTGTACGACCGTAACTTCCTGAAAAGTGAATGTATCGCGGGTCGCTGCACCGACTGGACGTTTGGCGAGCAGGAATTGGCGATTTGTCTGGTCAGTCATTGCAATAACCCCTTGGAAAATGATGTCTGTTGATAGACCTTCTTGAGCCTCAGGGCAAGTGAATCCCGGACCACGAATAGGTTTTTATCAGTTGTGGTGATGGTTATATGCAGGCCTGTATCACTCGGATAAATAAGTCGATGACTGCACCAGAACCGTTCACGGTGCAGGCGTACCCCTCAGAGGACAACAACAATGGGCATGACGTTTGCCGGGCAAGTGGCAGTGGTTACAGGCGCTGGAGCAGGTATCGGCCGAGCCGCGGCTCTGGCATTTGCGGGCGAAGGCTTGAAAGTGGTGGTGGCCGATCTGGATGTGGCAGGGGGCGAATACACGGTCGAGCAGATAGAGGCTGCGGGTGGCAGTGCTGTTTTCGTAAGGTGTGATGTCACCGTGGAGGCGCAAGTCAGGCAGTTGATGGAGCTGGTCATCAGCGCCTACGGTCGGCTGGATTATGCCTTCAACAATGCGGGGATCGAGATCGAGCATGGTCGCCTGGCGGATGGCACGCTGGACGAATTCGACGCGATCATGGGAGTGAACGTCAAAGGTGTCTGGTTATGCATGAAATATCAGCTGCCATTGATGCTGGCTCAGGGCGGTGGGGCAATCGTCAACACGGCATCGGTAGCGGGGTTGGGGGCTGCGCCGAAGATGAGCATCTACTCGGCGTCCAAACATGCGGTGATCGGGCTGACGAAATCAGCAGCCATCGAATATGCGAAAAAGCATATTCGGGTGAACGCGGTGTGCCCGGCAGTGATTGATACCGATATGTTCCGGCGAGCCTATGAAGCCGATCCGCGCAAGGCCGAGTTTGCTGCCGCGATTCACCCTGTGGGGCGCATCGGCAAGGTTGAGGAGGTCGCCAGCGCCGTCTTGTACCTGTGCTCGGACGGCGCGGCGTTTACCACCGGCCATGCGTTGGCTGTCGATGGTGGGGCACTGGCGATCTGATCAGTCAGCGTGATTTAACGTTCAGGATTATCAGGGTCAGTACACCCGCGACGATTCCCCAAAAGGCCGAGCCGATCGAGAACAGGCTCATGCCCGATGCTGTGACCATGAAGGTCACCAGGGCCGCCTCGCGCTCTCTGGATTCACTCATGGCAATGGTCAAGCCATTGATGATCGAGCCGAACAGGGCCAGTGCAGCAATGGACAACACCAACTCTTTGGGCAAGGCTGCAAACAGCGCGGCAAGGGTGGCGCCAAAAACGCCGGCAATGCCATAGAAAATTCCGCACCACATGGCCGCGGTGTAGCGCTTTTTAGGGTCTTCGTGGGCATGGGGGCCGGTGCAGATAGCGGCACTGATCGCAGCCAGGTTGATCCCGTGGGAGCCAAAAGGGGCAAGCAGCAGTGAAGCCACGCCGGTGGTGGTGATCAGCGGCGAAGCGGGCACGCTGTAACCGTCGGCCCGCAGCACGGCGATGCCCGGCATGTTTTGCGACGTCATGGCGACGACAAACAGGGGAATACCGATGCTGATGGTTGCGGCCAGCGAGAATGAAGGTGTGGTCCATACCGGCACAGCCACTTCGAGGGCGAAACCGCTGAAGTCCAGTAGCCCGAGCAAACCCGAAATCAGAGTGCCAATCACCAGGGCCGCCAGTACCGCATAGCGGGGCGACAGGCGTTTGACGATCAGGTAAGTGAAAAACATGCCAATGACCAGGCCGGTACGGTGCTGGGCAGCGACGAAAATTTCGCTGCCGATCTTGAACAGGATTCCTGCCAGCAAGGCCGCAGCCAGAGACGAGGGGATACGTTTGACCAGGCGTTCAAAGCTGCCGGTCATGCCGCAGATGATCACCAGCACCGCACAAGTGATGTAGGCGCCGATGGCTTCGTGGTAGCTGACACCGCCCAGGCTGGTGATCAGCAGCGCAGCCCCCGGCGTTGACCAGGCGATGGTAATCGGTGTGCGGTAGCGCAAAGACAAGCCTATGC is part of the Pseudomonas sp. ML2-2023-3 genome and harbors:
- a CDS encoding benzoate/H(+) symporter BenE family transporter yields the protein MTDATQPRLHPLADTSPSAVVAGFIAMMTGYTSSLVLMFQAGQAAGLTSGQISSWIWALSIGMAICSIGLSLRYRTPITIAWSTPGAALLITSLGGVSYHEAIGAYITCAVLVIICGMTGSFERLVKRIPSSLAAALLAGILFKIGSEIFVAAQHRTGLVIGMFFTYLIVKRLSPRYAVLAALVIGTLISGLLGLLDFSGFALEVAVPVWTTPSFSLAATISIGIPLFVVAMTSQNMPGIAVLRADGYSVPASPLITTTGVASLLLAPFGSHGINLAAISAAICTGPHAHEDPKKRYTAAMWCGIFYGIAGVFGATLAALFAALPKELVLSIAALALFGSIINGLTIAMSESREREAALVTFMVTASGMSLFSIGSAFWGIVAGVLTLIILNVKSR
- a CDS encoding SDR family oxidoreductase, which produces MGMTFAGQVAVVTGAGAGIGRAAALAFAGEGLKVVVADLDVAGGEYTVEQIEAAGGSAVFVRCDVTVEAQVRQLMELVISAYGRLDYAFNNAGIEIEHGRLADGTLDEFDAIMGVNVKGVWLCMKYQLPLMLAQGGGAIVNTASVAGLGAAPKMSIYSASKHAVIGLTKSAAIEYAKKHIRVNAVCPAVIDTDMFRRAYEADPRKAEFAAAIHPVGRIGKVEEVASAVLYLCSDGAAFTTGHALAVDGGALAI
- a CDS encoding NADP-dependent oxidoreductase; this translates as MTDQTNRQFLLAKRPVGAATRDTFTFQEVTVVQPKEGQILVRNEYLSLDPAMRGWMNEGKSYIPPVALGEVMRALGVGKVIASAHPGFAVGDYVNGALGVQDYFVGEPRGFYKVDPGLAPLPVYLSALGMTGMTAYFALLEVGTPKAGDTVVISGAAGAVGSIAGQIAKLKGCRVVGIAGGKEKCALLTQELGFDGAIDYKNEDVVAGLKRECPKGVDVFFDNVGGDILDAVLSRLNFKARVIICGAISQYNNKEAVKGPSNYLSLLVNRARMEGFVVMDYADRYVVAGQEMAGWLAKGQLTSKEHIVEGLESFPESLMKLFSGENFGKLVLKL